From the genome of Oceanispirochaeta sp., one region includes:
- a CDS encoding sugar-binding domain-containing protein, with protein sequence MRREIGINRDWLYRPEFSESWLDTHYEIDSQWESVCLPHSNLELPYNGFDERDSQFLSTYIKDMFLPDFKEGERVILDFQAVMTVAFVWIDGKPAGEHKGGYTPFSIDITPLVHSSGKSRILVRVDSTERSDIPPFGAVLDYLCYGGIYRTVALRIVPDCHMENIKIVPLGAGSYEKSVETEFYIQNSGLEVLTRILSFTLNTGKESFVSL encoded by the coding sequence ATGAGAAGAGAAATCGGTATAAACAGGGACTGGCTCTACAGGCCTGAATTTTCGGAATCCTGGTTGGATACTCATTATGAGATAGATTCGCAATGGGAATCTGTATGTCTGCCTCACTCAAACCTGGAGCTGCCTTACAATGGTTTTGATGAAAGAGATTCTCAGTTTCTCAGTACTTATATCAAAGACATGTTTCTCCCTGATTTCAAGGAAGGGGAGAGGGTCATACTGGATTTTCAAGCTGTCATGACGGTCGCTTTTGTCTGGATCGATGGGAAACCGGCAGGGGAACACAAGGGAGGGTATACTCCCTTTTCAATTGACATTACTCCTCTCGTTCATTCCTCCGGGAAGAGCAGAATCCTGGTCCGGGTCGATTCCACCGAAAGATCAGATATTCCACCCTTCGGAGCTGTCCTTGATTATCTATGTTATGGCGGGATATACAGGACCGTTGCCCTCCGTATTGTTCCTGATTGTCATATGGAAAACATTAAAATTGTTCCTCTGGGTGCCGGGTCATATGAAAAATCTGTTGAGACTGAATTTTACATTCAGAACAGCGGATTAGAGGTCCTTACCAGGATTCTCTCATTTACTTTGAATACCGGAAAAGAAAGTTTTGTTTCTTTGGA
- a CDS encoding DUF819 family protein, which produces MALLLSAAVFSFPIGIHLFRLNFPLLRKINPIVASYIFGLLLVNTGIIGDESFPVLDLIATITVALSIPLMLFSVNIRTWFKESGKTGAAMGLAALAIALTLFIGSFIFKEKLPDFPRISGMLVGVYTGGTPNLAAIRAALSVPADLYLAVHASDILLSALYLMFIMTIARKVFSPFMIQEEQEDMRDAELKDSGQEFTPLQSLFTKETVLPLMAALGLAVVIFGIGGAFTLFVKSESQTLVVILVITTLSLAASNISKVRNIKKTFALGEYFILVFSASTGAMGNFSRILNTTPSVFLFVAFAVFVSMIIHVILCRLFKIDVDTMLIASTAAICSPPFVAVTAMSLKRPSLVAPGITAGLMGYAMGNYLGVLIFKLFSLL; this is translated from the coding sequence ATGGCCCTACTGCTGTCGGCAGCCGTTTTTTCTTTTCCCATCGGCATTCATCTTTTCAGACTCAATTTTCCTCTTTTGAGAAAAATCAATCCAATCGTTGCCTCTTATATTTTTGGCCTGCTTCTGGTCAACACCGGGATCATCGGGGATGAATCATTTCCTGTTTTGGATTTGATTGCCACCATCACCGTTGCCCTGTCCATACCGCTCATGCTATTTTCGGTCAATATCAGGACATGGTTCAAAGAGTCGGGCAAGACGGGAGCAGCCATGGGATTGGCCGCCCTTGCCATAGCTTTAACACTCTTTATAGGGTCCTTTATTTTCAAAGAAAAACTGCCCGATTTTCCCAGGATTTCAGGAATGCTGGTGGGGGTATATACAGGAGGGACACCCAATCTGGCGGCGATAAGAGCCGCCTTATCGGTTCCTGCCGACCTCTATCTGGCTGTCCATGCCTCTGATATTCTTCTGAGTGCCCTGTATCTGATGTTTATAATGACCATTGCCCGGAAGGTATTCTCTCCGTTTATGATACAGGAAGAACAGGAAGATATGAGGGATGCCGAACTGAAAGACTCAGGTCAGGAGTTCACTCCTCTACAAAGTTTATTCACAAAAGAAACGGTCCTGCCCCTGATGGCTGCCCTGGGTCTTGCGGTGGTGATCTTCGGCATCGGAGGCGCCTTCACTCTCTTTGTCAAATCAGAGAGTCAAACCCTGGTGGTCATCCTGGTGATCACTACCTTGAGCCTGGCCGCCTCTAATATCAGCAAGGTCAGAAACATCAAGAAAACCTTTGCCCTGGGTGAGTATTTCATTCTGGTCTTCAGTGCTTCCACCGGTGCCATGGGGAACTTTTCCAGAATCCTGAATACAACGCCTTCGGTCTTTCTTTTTGTGGCCTTTGCGGTGTTCGTCTCCATGATCATTCATGTGATCCTCTGCCGCCTCTTTAAGATTGATGTAGACACCATGCTGATTGCCAGTACCGCCGCCATATGCTCCCCACCCTTTGTGGCCGTCACAGCCATGTCCTTAAAGAGGCCTTCTCTGGTGGCTCCGGGCATCACCGCCGGACTGATGGGGTATGCCATGGGGAATTACCTGGGTGTCCTTATATTTAAACTCTTCAGTTTACTCTAG